TGGAGGGCACCTGCGCCCGTCCCACGCCGCGCACCGCGGTCAGGCTGGTTTCAGGGGTGGCTTTCAGTTGCGCCAGCGCCGCGTCTACTTCGTGGTTGAAGCGGGCCACCAGCTTTTGCACCGAATCGGGCGCAATGGGCAGCGGCGGCACTTCGGCGTGAAAATCGGCGAACTGGCTTTCGGTCAGGGTTTCGGCGCGGGCGTAGGTGAGCAGGCGGTTGAGGACGCCGGCCAGGTGCTGCAGGTGAAAGCCCACGGAAGCCACGCCGGCGGGCCGCTCGTTGAGCAGCGCGGGCGGGAAATCCTGCAGGGCGGCATTCAGCTCGTCGCGGGCTTGCAGCAGGGCGTGGGCCACGGGTTGGAGCAGCGGCGGCACGCCCGCAACGGGGCCGCGCAGCCAGACTTCGAGGGAAGCGGGGGAAGACATTAGCGGGAAAGAGAAACTATGGGTGCGCCGTGAATGTACTATCGGCTTGGTG
This DNA window, taken from Hymenobacter sp. 5317J-9, encodes the following:
- a CDS encoding DinB family protein, which translates into the protein MSSPASLEVWLRGPVAGVPPLLQPVAHALLQARDELNAALQDFPPALLNERPAGVASVGFHLQHLAGVLNRLLTYARAETLTESQFADFHAEVPPLPIAPDSVQKLVARFNHEVDAALAQLKATPETSLTAVRGVGRAQVPSTVIGLLTHAAEHTTRHLGQLLVTAKWVRSVAAGE